The following nucleotide sequence is from Hevea brasiliensis isolate MT/VB/25A 57/8 chromosome 7, ASM3005281v1, whole genome shotgun sequence.
TGTATTTCATTGAGTTGTTACGGTAATTTTTTAGAAAATTGAAGTTCATAATTAAAAATGGACAAGTAGATTTGCTTTTGAGATTCTGTATTTCTAATTTTCTGACAAATTGTGAAGGTGGTAAAACCTCCATTAGTATATTGAGATACAAAGAATTGGAACTCACATAAACTCTGTTACCTACTCTTTGCGAATTTGATATCCTTTTGTATGATTTGAGTGTAGCTGGAATGCGTCGTGTAAAAGACTTACAAGTGGGAAAGAGCATTCAAACTAGCCTGGTTTTGCTTAGCAGGTCTTGACCATGTTATGCAATCTACAAAGTTTGGCAtggtttaattcttcatttattTTAGCGAGCATTTGGTAGGATGTGGTGTCATCAACTGGGCATTGGGAATTTCAGTAGTTGAAGATTGTATACAGGTTAAGCAACAACGTTAAAATTTGAAACTTAAATATTTCGTTGTCTTATGTTATGGTGTGGATAATATTTTAGGTGATTTATGCACATGGCATTAGCCATGTTGATAGTGCTTCGCTGAAAAACAGTTGAAATGTGAAGAGGTTGCATTAGTCCCAATTATAAGTACAAGGCATTCAGAAGGGTGTGCTGGCATTCAAAACTACGATTGATAAAATTAGTTTCAATGAAATTTGGTGTCTTTCACAACTCTATTTCTTTAATGCTTTAGGAACTCTCCACTTGGACCACTCTTGCATTTGCCTTTCAAACACTGGAAGTGTTGTATAGTGACCTGGGCACAAGCCCTTTATATGATTTTGCTGATGTATTCAGTAAGGTGACCATTGAGTTAGAAGTTGATATCTCGGGGGCCTTATCACTAGTAATGTACACAATTGCTCTCATTCCTTTAGCAAAATATGTATTTGTAGCGCTTAAAGCAAATGATAATGGGGAAGGTAAGAGTTCTTAGAAATATGAAGATCTTTTTTTCACAAATTTATTAACACATCAATATTAGGGCGAACATTTTTTTCTGTACTCACTGATTTGTAGATATGCAGAGGTAGTATGCTGTCAGATCATCAGCCAGCTGATGAACATATCTCAAGTCTTAGGCTTAAGTTGCCCACTGCAGAGATGGAAAGGACCTTAAACATAAAAGACACTTTGAAGAGGAAGTCATCCTTGAAAAAAATTCTCTTCTTGTTGATTCTCATGGGAACTTCCATGGTTATAGGAGATGGTATTCTGACTCCAGCTATATCAGGTCTATACATTGAACCAAATTGTGCATGTGTTCCATGCATAGTTATTAAAGCCTTAAGGCACACTAAGGCACCAAGGAGTCTTGGAGTCTAAGCGCAAGGCGCAATGCGTAAGAGCGCTCTTGAGCGAGGTGAGGCGCAAaagtgaaaaattttaaaaattcataaaagtcaaataaatgtgatgcttttttttttttcctttggcaTATATCTTGAATTAGGTTTGTTGGTTTGAGTTGAAGTGGTAATCCATTTTGCCAATGAAAGTGCTCGCTAAAAATGGAAATAAAGAAGGCATGCCTTTCCAGAACCTTGTGCATGGAACAAAGGCGCACACCTAGGCGCATAAGGCGCTGAGGTTCTAGCCTGGTGAGCCTTGAGCCTGAGGCGTGTGTCACGGGGGAAAATTTTTCGCATCCAAAAACCTCCCAAACTCGTGCGGCACTTGTTCCTCCAACAAGTCAGCCTCTCAAATTGTCCCAAGGATCACACGGCTACCAACCTTACACCAAGGCTCACGGCAACCAATCCCACACCAAAGGTTCACGGTGACAATTTAACAAACAAGGATACCCAATGAACCTCACGGCCACCAAGTTTACAACCAAACCCGAGTCACCCAAAGTTCACGGCAATGACCCCCAATACCAAGAGGTTCACACGGCAACAACCCGAACTCCACAATGAGTCACTCAAGTCACCCCAACTCAAGAACCTCACGGCAAACCAGTCACCCCAACTCCGAGTGTCCCAAGGATGGCTCACGGCAACCCAAACACACAATGAGCTACCATCAACACAAAGTGCTACCTCTCGGCAAACAATTCTCACCACCAAGATTCAAGCCGCCCAAAGTTCTTCACGACAACCAATCTCCCAAGTTACCCAAAGAACCTCACGGCTACAAGTGGCAATGCCTACCTTAAACAAGGATCACGGCAACACTCAACAATACCAAACTCAACCCCAAGGAGTCACACGGCAATATGGTTACACTCAAACCCAACAATGGCCGAATCACCACAATCACAAGCAAATCACGCAAGCAACAACAAATGATACTCACGCACAATAACAATGCTCAAAACTCATCAATGCGCAACAAGCTACCACAAGTCACCATTCATGCAAGGAACTAACCTCACGGTAAGGACACCCAAGGCAAGCAACAATCTCACGCAAGCAAAGCTCAACAATGCGCCTCAAACAACCATCATCAAATGGCCAGCCGCATCAACACAAAGACAACAATCCATGCGTATTAAACATACATCAAGAAAGGTAGAAAAGCAAGAGTTAACCGAAGTAGAAACTACTTCTCTTATTCCTTTACAAAGCTATACAATTGCCATTAAAGGAAAAACAAAGCTTTCTCTCAAAGCTCTCACAAATGGTGGTTCCCGCTCAACTCACTCAAACTCTACGTCTACCCCAAATGAGGGAACAAACCCTCTATATTTACATGCTACGGCTGCCTCTCCCAAGAGCCAATGTGTGGCCAATTTTAAACCATGAATAAAATATACATGGAAGGACATGAGGACCGGCTGCCATAGGACACCTATCTCCCGCTTGGAGAATTTCAAAATGGCAAGGGAATTGTTTTGGGCGCTCAAATGCCCCGGCCCCACCAAGTGGCCTTTCATTGGGCGGGATTCTTCCCTCCACAATATTCACGTTGCATGGGCTGAACTAGCCATGCAAATTGGCCTCCCAAGCTCCACTTGCCGTGCCATCTCAAAGCCACCTAGCAATCCCATGCGCTTGGCCACTTGTCAAGGCCATGTGCCGCACTATGCCAATTTCTATCTTCACATTGTGCATGTCTCAAATACAATGGAAAGTGGACGTCCCACTTATGGGCTGCATGTGATGGTCATGAGACCCCTTCACCGTCCCATGTGCATGGTCACTCTGGGAATTCATGCATGAAAGTAGGCTTGCAATTTCTTCACGCCACATGTCCCACTAATGGACTTGGCTCCATTTATGCGCTGCACTTGGCCCATTTTGCCACCACGCCACATGTACTCCACTAAGCCCATGTGAGTGTTCATCTCCACTAACACCCCATGTGCCGCCCACTTGGGTCATCTAGCTCCAAGCCGCATGGCTTCTCATGTGCTCATCACATGCAATTAGGCCATTTAGGCCCCCACGTGGTAAACTCCACTTACCACAATCCACCATGCAAATGCTCTTTACGTGAACTACACCCATGCAAGGCCATGCACAAACCTCACGTGAATCAAATCCCATGCAAAGTCCACGTCCACTTCAAGGACTCCATGCAAAGCTTCACGTCCCCTTTTAAGGAACCCCATGCAAGCAATTCACGTCCCATTTAAGGAACCCTTATGCAAAGCAATTCTCTCAAGGCTTCACGTGAAGTCCTTCCACGCATGTCCCATGCAAGGTGACAATTTTCATGCGCACCAATTGGGCTTCAAATGGGCAGCTTCAAGCACAAAACTCATTGGACTTCTCGGGGCAACAAAAATGGGGTGACACGTGCCTCAGgcgcgcctttaataactatggttCCATGGTCATAATAATATGTGGCAGTACAATTGCCTGAATTTGACTGACTATTTACCAATTGGGACTTTAGATTATTCAAGAATTTAGGTGTTAATCCCTAATAGCTAGGAGATTTCCAAAGAGGTCTACAGTTTCTTGCACATATTTCAAAGATCTCAAAATGTTTAAGCTATTACTTCTTAGGAAAAAGCCTGAATGATTTTTATATCCAGTGTAAGAGTTTGAGGATTCCTTCTTGCATATTTACATGTGCAACAAACCAACCAGGTGACCTAATGGATAAATCAGGAATGCTGTGTAATCATAATTGACACTTCTATACAGAGTTATCTTCATTTGACTTGCATGTCCACTGATGGTGAGGAATATTTATACATTCCAAAATATTCTTTTTCTTCTGTTGTTTTTTGTTGTTCATTGGGAGATCTACTGGGCCTTCAGCTACCTAATGGAGATAGTCCTCTCCCATCCCACAAACTTTTCTGCGCCATACCAAATGGCATTTGAGTTTGAAACCTCCAAGTTGAAAGTCTAATGCACAAACCATGTGGTGTTCTTCTTCTTCCTGTTGATTTGActagaatcttttttttttcttttctttttactgtAGTTAGCAGATAAAAGCTTTCTGAACTTCTTTTTTGGTTGTCTGTATCTATCAATGTCTCTGAAAGTCGAATGTCCAATTGCTAACTGCCACGTATTCCAACAATGTGCGACATtattttgatataaaaaaaaagaatagcATCAATAAAAAATACCTGAGATGTAACTAATGCTTAAGTATCACATTTATTTGTTGCAGTGATGTCTGCTATTAGTGGTGCGCAGGGTGAAACACCTCGATTTGGCACAAGTAGGTATATTTCTTTTCATTCAACTGCTTAATATGTATAAATGATTTATTTGTGATGAGTTCTTGTAGAAAAGAACTAAAAATTTGGAGCATTCATACAAGGAAATATCTACATTCAAAGTTGTGGCAGTTGGGCAGCTATCAATGGATATTGGTTGGTCCTTGGATTTTCGGTTACAGTTAATAGACAAATCTGATGCCATTAGTATTGGTCAGAAAGTTTTTGTTTATGAATTCACATGGTTGCCTAAATAAGCTAATCTGTCAACAGTAAACATGCCTCATTCCGCAACATAATGTGTTCTAAGTTTTAACTAGCAAGACTTGTCAAGACATATCCGATCCATGTTATTCTGGGGCCATAACTatcaattagttttttttttcctttagcaATTATATAGTGATACAAACAAAACTGATAATCAAAATTTGCCCCCAGAAGcctataatcttttttttttttttttgtctcaatcATCATCCTTGTGGCTTCATTCAGCATACAGTGGTTTGGGAATAGGAAAGTGAGTTTCCTGTTTGCTCCTGTATTCGCTTTGTGGTTCTTCTCTTGGCTTCTATTGGAATTACAATCTAGTGATGCATGATATTATTGTCCTGATGGCATTCAGTCCTGCTTATATCTCTCTCTTCTTCAAGAAGAGCAGCTTTGATCCATGGTTGGTTCTTGGTGGTTGCTTTCTGTGCATTATTCAGACATTGACTTAAACAATCAGCAGTAGATTAGCTGAATTGACTTTGATATTCTCATCATCCATTTGC
It contains:
- the LOC131181478 gene encoding putative potassium transporter 12; its protein translation is MLKPCRLLLLKFTPLRGSMLSDHQPADEHISSLRLKLPTAEMERTLNIKDTLKRKSSLKKILFLLILMGTSMVIGDGILTPAISVMSAISGAQGETPRFGTSRGRPVDILRCTVIAL